From one Panulirus ornatus isolate Po-2019 chromosome 11, ASM3632096v1, whole genome shotgun sequence genomic stretch:
- the LOC139751550 gene encoding uncharacterized protein isoform X7, with amino-acid sequence MPEVSAGYVERVQVVFGVSLPVLLLLLTGSVMVVALLLWCLWKVFRRLLRARPTRADVMVDLQCDTTEPEDEVVVDLQSDTSESKGEVVDYEGDSTESEGEEVDYEGDFTESEGEEVDYEGDSTEPEGEEADYEGDFTESEGEVVDHQGDTSEPEEEVVDHQVDTTEPEEEVVDQGDTTEPEEEVVDHQGDTTEPEEEVVDHQGDTSEPEEEVVDQGDTTEPEEEVVDHQVDTTEPEEEVVDQGDTTEPEDLIVNHQGETIEPEEEVVDHQVDTTEPEEEVVDHQVDTTEPEEEVVDHQGDTTEPEDLIVNHQGETTEPEDLLVNHQGETTEPEEEVVDHRVDTTEPEDLVVNHQGETTEPKGVVVNHQGDTTEPESKTTPPSTTTVQATRRPDNVKKRSGKGKRKPVLPEISFTIPECMKVPEGEVADHQGDTTVPKSNKTGRQRKKGKGQRKGTTTTTGPSTTTGPSTTTGPSKATGPSKTTGPSKTTGPSKTTGPSKATGPSTTTGPSTTTGPSKATGPSKATGPSKTTGPSKTTGPSKATGPSTTTGPSTTTGPSKATGPSKTTVVEASTTGSQSKSARRRVKTTPSDRQTPLSKNIADVMKYTTTVSDRKDTIRHVRRANCKQSSNSQKQIKQNRSKTPRQRKVTRKLGKQSRSRKPRG; translated from the exons ATGCCAGAGGTGTCCGCAGGGTACGTGGAGCGGGTCCAGGTAGTCTTTGGTGTGAGCCttcctgtcctcctcctgctcctcactgGGTCGGTGATGGTGGTCGCGCTGTTGCTCTGGTGCCTCTGGAAAGTCTTCAGGAGGCTGCTGAGGGCCAGGCCCACCCGTGCTGATGTGATGGTGGACCTTCAGTGTGACACTACTGAACCAGAGGACGAGGTGGTAGTCGACCTTCAGAGTGACACTTCTGAATCCAAGGGCGAAGTAGTTGACTACGAGGGTGACTCTACCGAATCCGAGGGCGAGGAAGTTGACTATGAGGGTGACTTTACCGAATCCGAGGGCGAGGAAGTTGACTACGAGGGTGACtctaccgaacccgagggcgagGAGGCTGACTATGAGGGTGACTTTACCGAATCCGAGGGCGAGGTAGTTGACCATCAAGGTGACACTAGCGAACCCGAGGAAGAGGTAGTTGACCATCAGGtcgacactaccgaacccgaggaagaggtagttgatcagggtgacactaccgaacccgaggaagaggtagttgaccatcagggtgacactaccgaacccgaggaagaA GTAGTTGACCATCAAGGTGACACTAGCGAACCCGAGGAAGAGGTAGTTgaccagggtgacactaccgaacccgaggaagag GTAGTTGACCATCAGGtcgacactaccgaacccgaggaagaggtagttgaccagggtgacactaccgaacccgaggactTGATAGTGAACCATCAGGGTGAAACTATCGAACCCGAGGAAGAGGTAGTTGACCATCAGGtcgacactaccgaacccgaggaagaggtagttgaccatcaggtcgacactaccgaacccgaggaagaggtagttgaccatcagggtgacactaccgaacccgaggactTGATAGTGAACCATCAGGGTGaaactaccgaacccgaggactTGTTAGTGAACCATCAGGGTGaaactaccgaacccgaggaagaggtagttgaccatcgggtcgacactaccgaacccgaggactTGGTAGTGAACCATCAGGGTGAAACTACCGAACCCAAGGGCGTAGTGGTTaaccatcagggtgacactaccgaacccgagtcCAAAACTACCCCACCTAGCACGACTACCGTACAGGCTACCAGACGTCCGGATAATGTAAAGAAACGCAGCGGCAAGGGGAAGCGCAAACCAGTTTTACCCGAAATCAGTTTTACCATACCCGAATGTATGAAGGTACCCGAGGGCGAGGTAGCTGACCATCAGGGCGACACTACCGTACCCAAGTCGAACAAAACCGGACGTCAGCGTAAGAAAGGCAAAGGGCAGCGTAAGGGCACGACTACGACTACCGGACCTAGCACGACTACCGGACCTAGCACGACTACCGGACCTAGCAAGGCTACCGGACCTAGCAAGACTACCGGACCTAGCAAGACTACCGGACCTAGCAAGACTACCGGACCTAGCAAGGCTACCGGACCTAGCACGACTACCGGACCTAGCACGACTACCGGACCTAGCAAGGCTACCGGACCTAGCAAGGCTACCGGACCTAGCAAGACTACCGGACCTAGCAAGACTACCGGACCTAGCAAGGCTACCGGACCTAGCACGACTACCGGACCTAGCACGACTACCGGACCTAGCAAGGCTACCGGACCTAGCAAGACTACCGTAGTCGAGGCCAGTACTACCGGAAGTCAGAGTAAGAGCGCAAGACGCAGGGTCAAGACTACCCCATCAGATAGACAAACTCCATTATCCAAAAACATTGCTGACGTAATGAAATACACGACCACCGTATCCGACAGAAAGGACACCATTCGTCACGTAAGACGTGCCAATTGCAAACAGAGTTCCAACTctcaaaaacaaatcaaacagaacCGAAGTAAAACGCCTCGTCAGAGGAAGGTAACTCGTAAGCTCGGAAAACAATCGAGGAGCAGAAAACCCAGAGGTTGA
- the LOC139751550 gene encoding uncharacterized protein isoform X2, with protein sequence MPEVSAGYVERVQVVFGVSLPVLLLLLTGSVMVVALLLWCLWKVFRRLLRARPTRADVMVDLQCDTTEPEDEVVVDLQSDTSESKGEVVDYEGDSTESEGEEVDYEGDFTESEGEEVDYEGDSTEPEGEEADYEGDFTESEGEVVDHQGDTSEPEEEVVDHQVDTTEPEEEVVDQGDTTEPEEEVVDHQGDTTEPEEEVVDQGDTTEPEDLIVNHQGETIEPEEEVVDHQVDTTEPEDLIVNHQGETIEPEEEVVDHQGDTSEPEEEVVDQGDTTEPEEEVVDQGDTTEPEDLIVNHQGETIEPEEKVVDHQVDTTEPEEEVVDHQVDTTEPEEEVVDHQVDTTEPEEEVVDHQGDTTEPEDLIVNHQGETTEPEDLLVNHQGETTEPEEEVVDHRVDTTEPEDLVVNHQGETTEPKGVVVNHQGDTTEPESKTTPPSTTTVQATRRPDNVKKRSGKGKRKPVLPEISFTIPECMKVPEGEVADHQGDTTVPKSNKTGRQRKKGKGQRKGTTTTTGPSTTTGPSTTTGPSKATGPSKTTGPSKTTGPSKTTGPSKATGPSTTTGPSTTTGPSKATGPSKATGPSKTTGPSKTTGPSKATGPSTTTGPSTTTGPSKATGPSKTTVVEASTTGSQSKSARRRVKTTPSDRQTPLSKNIADVMKYTTTVSDRKDTIRHVRRANCKQSSNSQKQIKQNRSKTPRQRKVTRKLGKQSRSRKPRG encoded by the exons ATGCCAGAGGTGTCCGCAGGGTACGTGGAGCGGGTCCAGGTAGTCTTTGGTGTGAGCCttcctgtcctcctcctgctcctcactgGGTCGGTGATGGTGGTCGCGCTGTTGCTCTGGTGCCTCTGGAAAGTCTTCAGGAGGCTGCTGAGGGCCAGGCCCACCCGTGCTGATGTGATGGTGGACCTTCAGTGTGACACTACTGAACCAGAGGACGAGGTGGTAGTCGACCTTCAGAGTGACACTTCTGAATCCAAGGGCGAAGTAGTTGACTACGAGGGTGACTCTACCGAATCCGAGGGCGAGGAAGTTGACTATGAGGGTGACTTTACCGAATCCGAGGGCGAGGAAGTTGACTACGAGGGTGACtctaccgaacccgagggcgagGAGGCTGACTATGAGGGTGACTTTACCGAATCCGAGGGCGAGGTAGTTGACCATCAAGGTGACACTAGCGAACCCGAGGAAGAGGTAGTTGACCATCAGGtcgacactaccgaacccgaggaagaggtagttgatcagggtgacactaccgaacccgaggaagaggtagttgaccatcagggtgacactaccgaacccgaggaagaAGTAGTTgaccagggtgacactaccgaacccgaggactTGATAGTGAACCATCAGGGTGAAACTATCGAACCCGAGGAAGAGGTAGTTGACCATCAGGtcgacactaccgaacccgaggactTGATAGTGAACCATCAGGGTGAAACTATCGAACCCGAGGAAGAGGTAGTTGACCATCAAGGTGACACTAGCGAACCCGAGGAAGAGGTAGTTgaccagggtgacactaccgaacccgaggaagaggtagttgaccagggtgacactaccgaacccgaggactTGATAGTGAACCATCAGGGTGAAACTATCGAACCCGAGGAAAAGGTAGTTGACCATCAGGtcgacactaccgaacccgaggaagag GTAGTTGACCATCAGGtcgacactaccgaacccgaggaagaggtagttgaccatcaggtcgacactaccgaacccgaggaagaggtagttgaccatcagggtgacactaccgaacccgaggactTGATAGTGAACCATCAGGGTGaaactaccgaacccgaggactTGTTAGTGAACCATCAGGGTGaaactaccgaacccgaggaagaggtagttgaccatcgggtcgacactaccgaacccgaggactTGGTAGTGAACCATCAGGGTGAAACTACCGAACCCAAGGGCGTAGTGGTTaaccatcagggtgacactaccgaacccgagtcCAAAACTACCCCACCTAGCACGACTACCGTACAGGCTACCAGACGTCCGGATAATGTAAAGAAACGCAGCGGCAAGGGGAAGCGCAAACCAGTTTTACCCGAAATCAGTTTTACCATACCCGAATGTATGAAGGTACCCGAGGGCGAGGTAGCTGACCATCAGGGCGACACTACCGTACCCAAGTCGAACAAAACCGGACGTCAGCGTAAGAAAGGCAAAGGGCAGCGTAAGGGCACGACTACGACTACCGGACCTAGCACGACTACCGGACCTAGCACGACTACCGGACCTAGCAAGGCTACCGGACCTAGCAAGACTACCGGACCTAGCAAGACTACCGGACCTAGCAAGACTACCGGACCTAGCAAGGCTACCGGACCTAGCACGACTACCGGACCTAGCACGACTACCGGACCTAGCAAGGCTACCGGACCTAGCAAGGCTACCGGACCTAGCAAGACTACCGGACCTAGCAAGACTACCGGACCTAGCAAGGCTACCGGACCTAGCACGACTACCGGACCTAGCACGACTACCGGACCTAGCAAGGCTACCGGACCTAGCAAGACTACCGTAGTCGAGGCCAGTACTACCGGAAGTCAGAGTAAGAGCGCAAGACGCAGGGTCAAGACTACCCCATCAGATAGACAAACTCCATTATCCAAAAACATTGCTGACGTAATGAAATACACGACCACCGTATCCGACAGAAAGGACACCATTCGTCACGTAAGACGTGCCAATTGCAAACAGAGTTCCAACTctcaaaaacaaatcaaacagaacCGAAGTAAAACGCCTCGTCAGAGGAAGGTAACTCGTAAGCTCGGAAAACAATCGAGGAGCAGAAAACCCAGAGGTTGA